AACAGAGCTTACTCTCTCTGGCAGTGGCCGACGCCGCTCGTCGTTCGGCAGAAACCGGCGAGATGGTACGGCTGTGAAGGGCGCCCCCAGCAACGACGCTGCCGGACAGCACTCTGTGGCGGCAGCATAGCCCCTAAAGCGGTGGCTGCCCGATGTAATTGCCGGGCGGAGTGTATTGGCACACCAAGACATCCCAGCCCTGGCCACTGGCTAGGCCGCAACCCACCTCAGTGGTCTGGCGCCAGATGATTTGGGTGTAGTGGCCCACATCCCGCCAGTTACCCGTCGTCGCTACCGCCGGAAACACCCCATCGGAGACGAAGTACTGCTTTTCGGCCCCCCAGCTGTCTACCATATCGCTGAGCTCGTAGGCGCCGGCGGTACCCTTCCAGATGTTTTCCCCATAGCCACCGGCAGCACTATGGGCAAAGCTATTGGTGGCGGCTAGGTGCTCGGCCCACGCTTGGGCCGACTCGGCCAGGGGCGGAGACCACGCCAGGGGCGGCACGCCCACGTCCTCTCGGTAGCGGTTGTGGGCCTCCAGCAGCACCGTCGCCTCTGAGTCGGCTAGGGCGTTGCCTGGGCCTGCGATCAGGGCCAGGGCCATGGCTGCCACCATGCCGTAGTCAATCGCCTTGAGTGATACCCCCATGGTGGTGCCTCCTTCCTTGATATCAATAGCCTCTGGGAATTAGACTGCCTCCAGGCCGCTAGAAGTTCCGGAAGTACGAAACGGATCCCCTGAGGTCAGGAGCGCTTGGGAGCGAACAGGGATCCGAAAAATCAGTGAGTCCCTGGCGGTGCCGACTTAGGCGCCGCCAGGGTGGGCTCTGGCATAGCCGCCTGGCCGAAGGTGCCATTGAGGCCAGCGGCAATCTGGGCAAACACCTGGCTCACAGAGGCATCGGGCAGTTGTAGCGGCAGCGGGACCCCTGCATCGGCTAAGGCACAAATGCGCGGGTCAAGAGGCACCTGGCCCCACAGAGGCACCTGCAGATCCCGGGCAATCTGGGCGCCACCACCACTGCCAAAAATCGGAGTCGGGTTGCCGCAGTGGCCACAGAGCAGATAACTCATGTTTTCCACCAGCCCTAGCACTGGCACCCCCACCTGCCGAAACATGGCGACACTGCGCCGCACATCGGCGACGGCTACTTGCTGGGGCGTCGTCACCATGATCACGCCGCAAATGGGGCTCTCCTGCATGATGGTAATCTGGGCATCGCCGGTACCAGGGGGCAAATCAATGAGCAGGTAGTCGAGGTCACCCCACTCGACCTCTTGAAGAAACTGGGTCAGGATTTTATGCATCACTGGCCCTCGCCAGGCCAGGGGATGATCCTGCTCCGCCAGCAACCCCACCGACATCAGCTTGATGCCATGGGCGTCTAGGGGTAGGAACCGCTGGCCGCTGTCGGTCTCTACCACCTGGACACTGGATTGGCCCAGCCCCAACATGTGCGGCACATTGGGACCATAAATATCGGCATCCAGTAGGCCCACCTTGGCGCCACTGCGAGTCAGGGCGGCGGCCAGGTTGACGGCGGTGGTTGACTTGCCGACTCCCCCTTTGCCACTGGAGACAGCCAGGGTAGTGCGGACGCCGGGAATGGTGCATAGCTGAGCGTAGGCCTTCTTGCACCAGGGCAGGGCAGTGAGGGTCTGTTGCACCTGCTGTTGAAGATGGCGCTGGTGGGTGCCCACATACAGGCGTAGATACACGTAGTCATCTACTATCTGCAGGTTACGCACCATGCCCAGGTTGACTAGGTTGTTGGGCAGGGTGGGGGCTTGAATGTCTTGCAGCCGGGCGATGACTTCGGCTTTACGAGTGTCGGCTTGGGGGTCAGCGGCGGCCCGATGAAAGGGAGATGAATGACTAGGCATTGGGAGTTTCTCAGCAAGACGCCTGAATCTTTGCGATCGCACGTTCCGAATAGATGCGCACGTCCATGTCGGGGTCATCTAAGGTTTGCTGCAGGGCCGGCAGCACACTGGCATCGCCGATATTACCCAGGGCCGTGGCAGCATCGCGACGCACATCGGAATATTCGTCGGAGAGGGCCTTGATTAAGGCCGGAATCGCCTGAGCATTTGGGATTTGCTGCAGGGCTCGAGCGGTGAACTTGCGCACCTGCCACTCCGCATCGGCCATGGCGGCCATGAGGGCCTCCGTAGCCGCCGCATCGGCTTGTAATTCTAGAGACTTGGCGGCATTACGACGCACCTGCCAGTCGGCATCCGTCCTCAGCAGCTCACACAGCAGCGGTATTACCCCCGCATCGCTGAGATGGCCCAGGGTGAGGGCCGTGGCCCGTCGCACACTCTCCTCTGCATCCTTGGCCAAGGCTAGGACTGGTTCACACCGCACCACCTGATTCAGGTAGCGCAGGGTGGTCACCGCCGCCTCCCGCAGCGCTGGATTATCAGACTCGAAGAAGGGCAAAATGAACGGCAAGGCTTGGGCATCGTGGATCTTGCGCAGCAGAATCAACACCCCCAGTTGGGCGTGGACATCGTCTTGCTGCAAGACATCCAACAGCGTCATCAAATCCTGGGTGGACACCAGTTCCTTCAGAGCCGCCAGCGCCTCGTCTCGCACCTGCTGATGAGGGGCATTGAGGCACTCGATTAGGGGCGGAATCGCCACCGGATTCGCAAGCTCCCACAGGGTGGTGACGGCAATGTGCTGCACCCTAGGATGGTCGTCCTGGAGAGCCGCAATCAAGGGCTCGATGGCATCTTCATCCCCCAGGTGTTGCAGGGTTTTGACCGCCACCAAACGCTCTTCTACATCGTGCGATCGCAACATCTCAACCCATTGGGCGAGGTCAGGGTCCATATCGGTGGTGTGCATGGGTGTTCTTCTAAATGACGGCAGTTGCAGAGGAAACGTCTTGCATGTTTAGTGTTGAGTGTTAGGTTCCTGATGGCCAAGCCCGAATTCAAAACTCAAAATTCATAACTCAAGACTTTTGCGTCATCGCAGCAGGAACGGAATCTGCACCGTAATGGCATTGGTGGGGCATTCTTTCTCGCAGGGCAGGCAGAACCAGCATTCGTCATATTTCATGTAGGCCTTGCCGGTGTCTGGATTTTTCACCAGCACATCGAGGGGACAAACCTCAATGCAGGCCACGCACTTCTCCAAGCATTTCGACTCATCGACGATGACGGGTACATCCACCCGTTGAGTAGTTAAGGCCATAGAAAATGTCCTTCGATAGACTGCAAAACGGCAAAACAGACGATTACGAAAACCCTAGCCGAGTCAATAGCCTCCCTACTGACGCACAGCCACGTCGTAGACCTCCTGGTCTAGGTCGACATTGACGACGTAGGGTTCAACCGGGCGCTTAAACAGCTCCATGGCCCCGACCTCGCTCTTTTTCAGGTTGACGTGACAGAACCACTCTTGGTTATTCTTCTCGGGATAGTCGAGCCGGTAGTGATAAAGCCCCCAGCGGCTTTCCTGGCGAAATAGAGAGGCACGGGCCGCCATTTCGGCACAGTCGCGGATGAAGTGCACCTCCATGCAGCGCATCAACTCGTGGGGATCGCGGGCTCCCATCAGGTTTAGAGTGTCCTCATAGGCCCTGAACTTCTCCAGGCCGATGTCCATCTTGTAGGGGGATTTGGGCGGTTGCAAATAGTCGTTGACTAGCCGCCGCAGTTTATACTCCATTTGGGTATGGGGCACCCCTTCCGGCTGCTCTAGGGGCCGATAGATGCGGGCTTTTTCGGCGGCTAAAAACGCCTGGTCAGGCTCGACGTGGTCTAGGGCTTGCCCATACTCCATGGCATTTTCCCCGGCAATGCGGCCATAGACGAAAGCCCCAATCATGTAGTTGTGAGGCACACTGGCCATGTCCCCGGCGGCATAGAGACCGGGCACAGTGGTTTCGGCCTTGTCATTCACCCACACCCCCGAGGCGCTGTGGCCGCTGCAGAGGCCGATTTCTGAGATGTTCATCTCGACCCCGTGGTAGCGGTAGTCTTCCCCGCGGCCGCCGTGGAAGCGTCCCCGACTGGGCCGCTCATTGGACCACAGAATCGACTCGATCTCCGAGATGGTGTCATCATCGAGGTGGTACATCTTCAGGTG
This portion of the Halomicronema hongdechloris C2206 genome encodes:
- a CDS encoding HEAT repeat domain-containing protein, encoding MHTTDMDPDLAQWVEMLRSHDVEERLVAVKTLQHLGDEDAIEPLIAALQDDHPRVQHIAVTTLWELANPVAIPPLIECLNAPHQQVRDEALAALKELVSTQDLMTLLDVLQQDDVHAQLGVLILLRKIHDAQALPFILPFFESDNPALREAAVTTLRYLNQVVRCEPVLALAKDAEESVRRATALTLGHLSDAGVIPLLCELLRTDADWQVRRNAAKSLELQADAAATEALMAAMADAEWQVRKFTARALQQIPNAQAIPALIKALSDEYSDVRRDAATALGNIGDASVLPALQQTLDDPDMDVRIYSERAIAKIQASC
- a CDS encoding CAP domain-containing protein; translated protein: MGVSLKAIDYGMVAAMALALIAGPGNALADSEATVLLEAHNRYREDVGVPPLAWSPPLAESAQAWAEHLAATNSFAHSAAGGYGENIWKGTAGAYELSDMVDSWGAEKQYFVSDGVFPAVATTGNWRDVGHYTQIIWRQTTEVGCGLASGQGWDVLVCQYTPPGNYIGQPPL
- a CDS encoding 4Fe-4S dicluster domain-containing protein; its protein translation is MALTTQRVDVPVIVDESKCLEKCVACIEVCPLDVLVKNPDTGKAYMKYDECWFCLPCEKECPTNAITVQIPFLLR
- a CDS encoding Mrp/NBP35 family ATP-binding protein, coding for MPSHSSPFHRAAADPQADTRKAEVIARLQDIQAPTLPNNLVNLGMVRNLQIVDDYVYLRLYVGTHQRHLQQQVQQTLTALPWCKKAYAQLCTIPGVRTTLAVSSGKGGVGKSTTAVNLAAALTRSGAKVGLLDADIYGPNVPHMLGLGQSSVQVVETDSGQRFLPLDAHGIKLMSVGLLAEQDHPLAWRGPVMHKILTQFLQEVEWGDLDYLLIDLPPGTGDAQITIMQESPICGVIMVTTPQQVAVADVRRSVAMFRQVGVPVLGLVENMSYLLCGHCGNPTPIFGSGGGAQIARDLQVPLWGQVPLDPRICALADAGVPLPLQLPDASVSQVFAQIAAGLNGTFGQAAMPEPTLAAPKSAPPGTH